A single genomic interval of Lentimicrobium saccharophilum harbors:
- a CDS encoding cation:proton antiporter, with protein MAVTVIITFCVLLLIAYVFDLTSSKTKVPSVILLLLLGWSVRQLTTFFDIQLPDLSPALPGLGTIGLILIVLEGSLELELNKSRYVLIRKSIFSALISMIALAFFLAFAFQHYGNFGFKDSLTNAIPFCVISSAIAIPSVRNLSSVNKEFVIYESSLSDISGVLIFNFLVLNEIIDRFSIGNFALQLIIITAVSFVATIGLSFLLSKIEHHIKFVPIILLIVLIYAVSEIYHLPGLIFILLFGLSIGNLDELKRFKWIEKFKPEELNREVIKFRELTIEGTFLVRALFFLLFGYLIETGEVLNAETLRWTLFIVFFIFVFRAVQLKLSRLPLLPLLFVAPRGLITILLFLSIEPAHTISIVNKSLIIQVIVLTSLLMMFGLMASRSKKK; from the coding sequence ATGGCAGTAACCGTTATCATAACATTTTGCGTTCTTTTACTCATTGCTTATGTATTTGACCTGACATCATCCAAAACGAAAGTTCCGTCCGTTATTCTTTTATTGCTATTAGGGTGGTCAGTCAGACAACTGACTACATTCTTTGACATTCAGCTTCCTGATCTTTCTCCCGCCCTGCCGGGCTTAGGGACAATCGGATTAATTCTTATCGTTCTGGAAGGTTCTTTGGAACTCGAACTTAACAAATCCAGGTACGTGCTGATCAGAAAATCCATTTTCAGCGCACTGATTTCAATGATTGCCCTGGCATTTTTTCTTGCATTTGCATTTCAACACTACGGAAACTTCGGGTTTAAAGACAGCCTGACAAATGCAATTCCGTTTTGTGTAATCAGCAGTGCCATTGCAATTCCAAGCGTCAGAAATCTCTCATCCGTCAACAAAGAGTTTGTGATTTATGAAAGCAGTTTGTCCGACATTTCAGGTGTTCTTATTTTCAACTTTCTTGTACTTAACGAAATAATTGACAGATTTTCAATTGGAAACTTCGCGCTGCAGCTTATCATCATCACGGCTGTTTCTTTCGTTGCAACAATCGGACTTTCATTTCTGCTGAGCAAAATTGAACACCATATTAAATTTGTTCCTATTATTTTGCTGATAGTCTTAATTTATGCCGTTTCAGAAATCTACCATCTCCCGGGACTGATTTTTATTTTGCTCTTTGGTCTGTCAATCGGCAACCTCGACGAGCTGAAACGCTTTAAATGGATTGAAAAATTCAAACCTGAGGAGTTAAACAGGGAGGTAATCAAATTCAGGGAATTGACAATAGAAGGAACGTTTCTGGTGAGGGCGTTATTCTTTCTGCTTTTCGGTTACTTAATAGAGACGGGTGAGGTGTTAAATGCGGAAACTCTCCGGTGGACATTGTTCATTGTGTTTTTCATCTTCGTTTTCCGCGCAGTGCAGCTGAAACTTTCCAGACTCCCTTTGCTGCCATTACTGTTTGTTGCGCCGAGAGGACTTATTACCATTTTACTTTTTCTTTCCATTGAACCTGCACATACAATTTCAATTGTAAACAAGTCGCTTATTATTCAGGTTATTGTTCTGACCTCGTTGCTGATGATGTTTGGCTTAATGGCTTCCAGGTCTAAAAAGAAATGA
- a CDS encoding IS4 family transposase, giving the protein MNQGKYVFAQIVELLPYKVFDKYVSKYHGNKHVRHFSCWNQLLCMVFGQLTNRDSLRDLIVAINAHGGKSYHLGFGKSVTRSNLAKANEKRDYRIFEEFAYHLVAIARKQRQNHDFKIKGQVYAFDSTTIDLCLNVFWWAKFRKRKGGIKLNTLFDVTTQIPAFVHVSVAGAHDVNAMDMLVYEPEAYYIFDRGYVDFERLYRITRHSAYFVVRAKTNLCFKRLYSLKSNKETGVKSDQIGKLTGFYVSKDYPEKLRRVKFYDKESDRTFVFLSNNFELSAEEIAFLYKNRWQIELFFKWIKQHLKIKAFWGITENAVRIQVYSAIISYCLVSIVGSSLKIERSTYEILQVLGISLLDKTPVNELFKNVNYQDVKEPFYNQLSLRLI; this is encoded by the coding sequence ATGAATCAAGGGAAATATGTTTTTGCTCAAATTGTAGAATTATTGCCGTACAAAGTGTTTGACAAGTATGTTAGCAAGTATCACGGCAACAAGCATGTACGGCATTTTAGTTGCTGGAACCAGTTGCTTTGTATGGTATTCGGCCAACTTACCAACCGGGATAGTTTGAGAGACTTGATTGTTGCAATCAATGCACATGGAGGCAAATCATATCACTTAGGTTTTGGGAAAAGTGTAACCCGGAGCAATCTGGCAAAAGCCAATGAAAAAAGGGATTACCGGATCTTTGAAGAATTTGCCTACCATCTGGTTGCCATAGCCCGTAAACAAAGACAAAATCATGACTTTAAGATTAAGGGACAGGTTTATGCTTTTGACTCTACCACCATTGACTTGTGTTTGAATGTCTTCTGGTGGGCTAAATTCCGCAAGCGAAAAGGAGGAATCAAACTGAATACACTGTTTGATGTCACAACCCAGATACCAGCATTTGTGCATGTCTCTGTGGCCGGGGCTCATGATGTAAACGCAATGGATATGCTTGTTTATGAGCCTGAAGCCTATTATATCTTTGATCGGGGCTATGTTGATTTTGAAAGACTCTACCGAATTACCCGGCATTCTGCATATTTTGTTGTCAGAGCAAAAACGAACCTTTGCTTTAAGCGTTTGTATTCGTTAAAAAGCAACAAAGAAACTGGGGTAAAAAGCGATCAAATCGGCAAGCTTACCGGCTTTTATGTATCCAAAGACTATCCTGAAAAACTCCGCAGGGTCAAGTTCTACGACAAAGAATCAGACAGGACTTTTGTTTTTCTTTCAAACAACTTTGAACTATCAGCCGAGGAGATTGCTTTCCTATACAAAAACCGATGGCAGATTGAGTTATTCTTCAAGTGGATCAAACAACATCTGAAGATCAAAGCATTCTGGGGTATAACAGAAAACGCTGTGCGTATTCAAGTATATTCGGCCATCATTTCATATTGTCTGGTCTCCATTGTTGGTTCCAGCTTGAAAATTGAACGGTCAACCTACGAAATTCTACAGGTATTGGGCATATCGTTACTAGACAAAACTCCTGTTAATGAGCTATTTAAAAACGTGAACTACCAAGATGTCAAAGAACCATTTTATAACCAACTGTCCCTCAGGCTAATTTAA
- a CDS encoding methyltransferase domain-containing protein has product MGCGSGGQTNTLAENLIGQITAVDFFPELLNELNEKSINQD; this is encoded by the coding sequence ATTGGTTGCGGTTCAGGTGGACAAACCAATACTTTGGCTGAAAATTTAATCGGACAAATAACAGCAGTTGACTTTTTCCCGGAGTTATTGAATGAACTCAATGAGAAATCTATAAATCAGGATTGA
- a CDS encoding T9SS type A sorting domain-containing protein, whose product MKSFNALIISLTLLFASFSGTLQAQTTHTASMGNQYVNEVFFSLTNGEVRTSPRNLWDIAFFTPAFSAGIIVNDGAGVALYTYPNAGISGWETFDTTGMALWKRLYNNTTDFEDGAFNRNALGHPDYGWGIYSMTSHDVVGDSLYLIATPDGMYRKLQIVRKISTQNKYIIRYANLDGSNDQTDTLEVTPHITKQFMAFSFANGIVDREPDAADWDLLFTRYNAVVQNTYYPVNGVLTRKGHTVAEAHPVAPDFTDWTDLTFAPDADIIGHDWKTINMSTFQWEITDSLAYFVQTDNGSVYKVVFEAFSGSSTGTTTFTVQAISTASAPAFELSGVNIYPNPAGDYFRITFSSPLSNASAVLFDLSGRAVAQQSLGNALSGEISLDGVARGSYILRITSETGTLSRKVIVR is encoded by the coding sequence ATGAAATCTTTTAACGCACTCATTATATCACTGACCTTACTTTTCGCTTCATTCTCCGGCACATTGCAGGCCCAGACGACGCACACGGCCTCCATGGGAAACCAGTATGTAAATGAAGTCTTCTTCTCCCTCACCAACGGAGAAGTCAGGACTTCGCCCAGGAACCTCTGGGATATCGCCTTTTTCACCCCGGCTTTCAGCGCAGGCATCATCGTGAACGACGGCGCCGGGGTAGCGCTTTACACCTACCCGAATGCGGGCATCAGCGGCTGGGAAACCTTCGACACCACCGGCATGGCCTTGTGGAAAAGACTTTACAACAACACTACAGACTTTGAAGACGGGGCGTTTAACCGAAATGCCCTCGGCCATCCCGATTACGGCTGGGGCATCTACAGCATGACCAGCCACGATGTGGTGGGCGATTCGCTCTACCTGATTGCCACTCCCGACGGCATGTACCGCAAACTGCAGATTGTCAGAAAAATATCAACCCAGAACAAGTACATCATCCGGTATGCCAATCTTGACGGCAGCAATGACCAGACCGACACCCTGGAGGTAACGCCCCACATCACCAAACAGTTTATGGCCTTCTCCTTCGCCAACGGCATTGTTGACCGCGAACCGGATGCCGCCGACTGGGACCTGCTTTTCACCCGTTACAATGCAGTGGTTCAGAACACATACTACCCCGTGAACGGTGTGCTTACCAGGAAAGGCCATACCGTAGCCGAAGCGCATCCCGTAGCCCCCGACTTCACCGACTGGACCGATCTGACATTCGCACCCGATGCCGATATCATCGGTCATGACTGGAAAACCATCAACATGTCCACCTTCCAGTGGGAAATCACCGATTCCCTGGCTTATTTCGTGCAGACGGACAACGGATCGGTTTACAAGGTGGTGTTTGAAGCCTTTTCCGGTTCATCCACCGGCACCACCACCTTTACGGTTCAGGCAATTTCAACGGCCTCAGCCCCTGCGTTCGAACTCAGCGGGGTAAATATCTATCCCAACCCGGCCGGAGATTATTTCAGGATCACATTCAGCAGTCCGCTCAGCAACGCGTCTGCGGTGCTCTTCGACCTCAGCGGAAGGGCGGTGGCACAACAGTCGCTTGGCAATGCCCTTTCGGGAGAGATTAGTCTCGACGGCGTGGCCCGTGGCAGCTATATCCTGCGCATCACCAGTGAAACCGGCACATTATCGCGCAAAGTGATTGTAAGATAA
- a CDS encoding TonB-dependent receptor translates to MAGFRILITAMMLLPLMVAAQAPPVRVVDARTGAAVAFAHVKATETGAKTAKYYLSDDNGMIRHNLVRPTVFQVSYVGYQTFSDTLFPGGEAMIRLLPEVFSLDEVVVTAQYNPGSADHSLYRVNVINQLQLRRTAATDLSGLLRNQMNVRFTQDASLGTGMSLQGLSGEHVKILVDGVPVIGRLNGSIDLSQVNLQNARQVEIIEGPMSVIYGSNALAGVVNIISGDIPGRSLTANAGTYLESVGIVNFDGSFSLNRGSNAFSLQAGRNFFAGYSPADEGRAKLWKPRRQLNADAGYNLTLKKAVIKTKFSYFDELLLVRGNLLPPYFEKAFDNHFTTSRLTTKADITTRGPNPFTASNSLSFYGRVRTLYYNDLTIPEKTPTEYDTTGFGSFLSRAMYTYRSTSGLIGMQAGYDANVEWATGERTGNQHHRITDIAGFATMQIQPADLISLQPGLRYAWNSHFASPLIYAMHVKAGPAKGFIFRTSYSSGFRAPSLKELYLYFVDVNHNITGNPNLSPERSKHIQLQASHRIEKVTYATETEARFFLNDIDNQITLAETGDGAYTYFNLDRSRSMGYVFSLRSSLYPLFDLRLGWGRTGKSNQLVPGEKLRLYWSPELTSEVTCRMDEIDLHLTAIYKYTGKTTRIYMDENGLLSEGYMDSWHNMDLTVLKTFMQKRLSVNAGVRNLFDVTNIVSAGGSGGVHSGGGGNVPVAWGRTYFLKLSYTFLKDDPAEKK, encoded by the coding sequence ATGGCGGGATTCCGGATACTGATTACGGCAATGATGCTGCTGCCGCTGATGGTGGCAGCGCAGGCGCCTCCTGTGCGGGTGGTTGACGCGCGCACAGGAGCTGCCGTTGCCTTTGCCCATGTTAAAGCCACCGAAACGGGGGCGAAAACTGCAAAATACTACCTGAGCGATGACAACGGGATGATCAGGCACAATCTGGTCCGGCCCACGGTTTTCCAGGTGAGTTATGTAGGTTACCAGACCTTCAGCGACACCCTGTTCCCCGGTGGCGAAGCCATGATCAGGCTGTTGCCGGAAGTCTTCTCGCTCGACGAGGTGGTGGTCACCGCCCAGTACAACCCGGGCAGCGCCGACCATTCGCTTTACCGTGTCAACGTCATCAACCAGCTGCAGCTGCGCAGGACCGCGGCCACCGATCTGTCGGGGCTGCTGCGCAACCAGATGAACGTGAGGTTCACCCAGGACGCCTCCCTGGGCACCGGCATGAGTCTGCAGGGGTTGTCGGGCGAGCATGTGAAGATTCTGGTGGACGGGGTACCGGTGATCGGCCGCCTGAACGGAAGCATTGACCTGAGCCAGGTGAACCTGCAGAATGCCAGGCAGGTAGAGATCATCGAAGGGCCCATGTCGGTAATTTATGGCAGCAATGCCCTGGCCGGAGTGGTCAACATTATTTCGGGGGATATTCCCGGAAGATCGCTTACCGCCAATGCCGGCACATACCTTGAGTCGGTGGGGATTGTCAATTTCGACGGCAGCTTCAGCCTTAACCGGGGTAGCAATGCCTTCAGCCTGCAGGCCGGACGCAACTTCTTCGCCGGCTATTCACCGGCAGACGAAGGCAGGGCCAAACTATGGAAGCCCCGCAGGCAGCTCAATGCGGATGCAGGATACAACCTTACCCTGAAGAAAGCGGTGATCAAAACGAAGTTCAGCTATTTCGACGAACTGCTGCTGGTGCGGGGCAACCTGCTCCCCCCCTACTTCGAAAAGGCCTTCGATAACCATTTTACCACCAGCAGACTCACCACCAAGGCTGACATCACCACCCGGGGGCCCAATCCTTTCACGGCCAGCAATTCCCTTTCGTTCTATGGCAGGGTGAGAACGTTATATTACAACGATTTGACCATTCCTGAAAAAACGCCCACCGAATACGATACCACGGGCTTTGGCTCCTTTCTGTCGAGGGCCATGTACACTTATCGCAGCACATCGGGACTGATCGGGATGCAGGCGGGATACGATGCCAATGTGGAGTGGGCCACCGGTGAACGCACCGGCAATCAGCACCACCGGATCACCGATATTGCAGGCTTTGCCACCATGCAGATTCAGCCCGCCGACCTGATCTCGCTGCAGCCTGGACTGCGCTATGCCTGGAACAGCCATTTCGCCTCTCCCCTGATTTATGCCATGCATGTGAAGGCCGGCCCGGCAAAGGGCTTTATATTCCGGACATCCTATTCAAGCGGGTTCAGGGCGCCTTCGCTGAAAGAGCTTTACCTCTACTTTGTGGACGTAAACCACAACATTACCGGTAACCCCAACCTCAGCCCGGAACGGTCGAAGCACATTCAGTTGCAGGCCAGCCACAGGATAGAAAAGGTCACCTACGCCACGGAAACGGAAGCCCGGTTTTTCCTGAACGACATCGACAACCAGATCACCCTGGCCGAAACCGGTGACGGGGCTTACACCTATTTTAACCTTGACCGTTCCCGCTCCATGGGATATGTCTTCAGTCTCCGTTCCTCGCTCTATCCGCTTTTCGACCTCAGGCTGGGATGGGGCAGAACCGGCAAATCGAACCAGCTGGTGCCCGGCGAAAAACTCCGGCTTTATTGGTCACCTGAGCTCACCTCGGAGGTGACCTGCCGCATGGACGAAATCGACCTCCACCTGACGGCCATCTATAAATATACCGGTAAAACCACCCGCATCTATATGGATGAAAACGGCCTGCTGAGCGAAGGGTATATGGATTCGTGGCACAATATGGACCTGACGGTCCTGAAGACCTTCATGCAGAAAAGGCTGTCGGTGAACGCCGGGGTGCGTAACCTCTTCGATGTCACCAATATTGTCAGCGCAGGCGGCTCCGGCGGCGTGCATTCGGGCGGCGGCGGCAATGTGCCTGTTGCCTGGGGCAGAACTTACTTTCTCAAACTCTCCTACACATTTTTGAAAGATGATCCGGCTGAAAAGAAATAA
- a CDS encoding HmuY family protein — protein MIRLKRNNFVLIITSLLLTSCFREDEVVVPQKPGDVETVVIEMLPDYTIQTWFSFEHGIVSSGNRDSWDLAIETQEGNYTLWLNTSLFMYAAHTGVADFSVPLQTAGMEWKFDASDGSETGNAIGKWWTADGSGFRENGEVILIDRGIDGEGMPRGYLKIQPRIDPQSGAVSIRIARPDGADERVLDFPRDPARRFSTLSFDNGAPDPQTEPPAGRWDLLFTTYTTLLFTNTGEPYPYLVNGVLLNDTLVMAALDTLKPFAEIDRDYAETLWLSHQRDIIGYEWKQINGDVTSGDITYTAQSDWTYLVRNREGLFYKMRFIDFYNNQGKKGYPTFEFQRL, from the coding sequence ATGATCCGGCTGAAAAGAAATAACTTCGTACTGATAATCACCTCCCTGCTCCTCACCTCCTGCTTCAGGGAGGATGAGGTGGTGGTGCCGCAGAAGCCCGGCGATGTGGAAACCGTGGTGATTGAGATGCTGCCCGATTACACGATACAGACCTGGTTCAGCTTTGAACACGGCATTGTTTCATCCGGCAACCGCGACAGCTGGGACCTGGCCATTGAAACTCAGGAAGGAAATTACACCCTCTGGCTGAATACTTCTCTATTCATGTATGCCGCCCATACCGGAGTCGCTGATTTCTCCGTGCCGCTGCAGACGGCCGGAATGGAATGGAAGTTTGACGCTTCTGATGGCAGCGAAACCGGCAATGCCATCGGCAAGTGGTGGACGGCGGACGGCAGCGGATTCCGTGAAAACGGCGAGGTGATCCTGATCGACCGGGGCATCGACGGCGAAGGGATGCCCAGGGGCTACCTCAAGATTCAGCCGCGCATTGACCCCCAGAGCGGAGCGGTAAGCATACGCATCGCACGGCCCGACGGCGCCGATGAAAGGGTATTAGACTTCCCCAGGGATCCCGCGCGCAGGTTTTCTACGCTTTCGTTCGACAACGGCGCTCCGGATCCGCAGACCGAACCGCCCGCCGGACGCTGGGACCTGCTCTTCACCACCTATACCACCCTGCTGTTTACCAATACCGGCGAGCCTTACCCCTACCTGGTAAACGGGGTATTGCTCAACGACACCCTGGTGATGGCCGCGCTCGACACCCTGAAGCCCTTTGCAGAGATTGACCGGGATTATGCTGAAACGTTATGGCTCAGCCATCAGCGCGACATCATCGGTTATGAGTGGAAGCAGATCAACGGCGACGTTACATCGGGCGACATCACCTATACCGCGCAGTCAGACTGGACCTACCTTGTCAGAAACCGGGAGGGGCTGTTTTATAAGATGCGGTTTATCGATTTTTACAACAACCAGGGAAAGAAAGGCTATCCCACGTTTGAATTCCAGCGGTTGTAA
- a CDS encoding flavin reductase family protein → MYKTINPAETAPPELHRLMLGAIAPRPIAFASTVDAAGVPNLAPFSFFNAFGVNPATLVFSPSRRGRDNTTKDTFNNLKEVPEVVINAVTYSMVEQVSLASTEFPKGVNEFEKAGFTPLPSEKVKPFRVAESPVQWECRVRNIIETGKGGGAANLVICDVLLVHVNEGLLLPNGLINTRAIDLVGRMGGDFYVRAHGEALFEVEKPLTKPAIGIDSLPFTLRNSPLLTGNELGRLGSVEHAPTEEEISAAANLEEVKSIIENEILTFDARTEKLHRLVRQKLNEGKKREALIIGFLLK, encoded by the coding sequence ATGTATAAGACCATCAATCCGGCAGAAACAGCGCCTCCGGAACTGCACCGGCTGATGCTGGGGGCCATCGCTCCCCGGCCCATTGCTTTTGCCAGCACCGTGGATGCCGCCGGTGTCCCCAACCTCGCCCCCTTCAGTTTCTTCAATGCCTTCGGGGTGAACCCGGCAACTCTGGTGTTCAGCCCTTCGCGCAGGGGACGCGACAACACCACCAAAGATACCTTCAACAACCTGAAGGAGGTGCCCGAAGTGGTGATCAATGCCGTGACTTACAGCATGGTGGAGCAGGTAAGCCTGGCGAGTACCGAATTCCCGAAAGGGGTCAATGAATTTGAAAAGGCGGGATTTACCCCGCTGCCTTCCGAAAAAGTGAAGCCTTTCCGGGTGGCGGAATCTCCCGTACAGTGGGAATGCCGGGTGCGCAATATCATTGAAACCGGCAAGGGAGGCGGAGCAGCCAACCTGGTGATCTGCGATGTGCTGCTGGTGCATGTGAACGAGGGTTTGCTGCTGCCAAACGGATTGATCAATACCAGGGCCATCGATCTGGTGGGCCGTATGGGAGGCGATTTTTACGTGAGGGCACACGGAGAGGCCCTGTTCGAAGTGGAAAAGCCGCTGACAAAACCCGCCATCGGCATCGACAGCCTGCCTTTTACCCTCCGCAACAGTCCCCTGCTGACCGGCAATGAGCTGGGCCGCCTGGGATCGGTGGAACATGCGCCCACAGAAGAAGAGATCAGCGCCGCCGCGAACCTGGAGGAGGTTAAGTCAATCATTGAAAATGAGATTCTTACCTTTGATGCCAGAACGGAAAAACTTCACCGGCTGGTGCGTCAGAAGCTGAATGAAGGCAAGAAGCGCGAAGCGCTGATCATCGGTTTTCTGCTGAAGTAA
- the fahA gene encoding fumarylacetoacetase: MNLKSWIEIPAGSDFPLENLPFGIGRSREGEIAAYTRIGDTAVNLAALDASAVFTGMAFDYSAAFRQPVLNDFIAMGKAAHRALRKALQAFFAAGNKPDATLIKSLTEKVLFPAASVEMLMPVKVTDYTDFYSSIEHATNVGKMFRDPANALLPNWRHLPVGYHGRASSIVISGTDIRRPQGQTMPAGADAPVFGPSKMLDFELEMAFVVGKSTSLGEPVAAAGAEDYIFGFLLFNDLSARDIQSWEYVPLGPFLSKNFGSVVSPWIVTLEALEPFRVKGPEQEPGVLPYLKTEGLRNFDINLEVLIRPENGDENVICRSNFRHMYWNICQQLAHHTVNGCNINTGDLYASGTISGPDPGSYGSMLELTWRGTHPIRLSDGTERKFVNDHDTVIMRGYAERDGLRIGFGECTTKILPALT; this comes from the coding sequence ATGAATTTAAAATCCTGGATTGAAATACCTGCAGGCAGTGACTTTCCGCTTGAAAATCTGCCTTTTGGCATAGGACGAAGCAGGGAAGGTGAGATTGCTGCCTATACCCGCATCGGCGATACCGCCGTTAACCTGGCGGCATTGGACGCGTCAGCTGTTTTTACAGGAATGGCTTTTGACTATTCCGCCGCTTTCCGCCAGCCTGTGCTCAACGATTTTATCGCGATGGGCAAAGCGGCACACCGCGCGCTCAGAAAAGCCCTTCAGGCGTTTTTCGCCGCCGGCAATAAGCCGGATGCCACGCTGATAAAATCCTTGACAGAAAAGGTACTGTTCCCGGCCGCTTCGGTTGAGATGCTGATGCCTGTGAAAGTTACCGATTATACCGACTTCTACTCCAGCATCGAACATGCCACCAATGTAGGGAAAATGTTCCGCGATCCTGCCAATGCTCTGCTTCCCAACTGGCGCCACCTGCCGGTCGGCTATCATGGCAGGGCATCTTCCATAGTGATTTCGGGAACGGATATCCGCCGCCCGCAGGGGCAGACCATGCCGGCCGGCGCTGACGCTCCGGTTTTCGGACCCAGCAAAATGCTTGATTTCGAACTCGAAATGGCCTTCGTGGTCGGTAAAAGCACCAGCCTGGGCGAACCGGTCGCTGCAGCCGGTGCCGAAGATTATATTTTTGGCTTTCTGCTGTTCAACGACCTTTCGGCCAGGGATATTCAATCGTGGGAGTATGTTCCTTTGGGTCCCTTCCTTTCAAAGAACTTCGGCTCTGTCGTTTCTCCCTGGATTGTTACCCTGGAGGCGCTTGAACCTTTCCGCGTAAAGGGCCCGGAGCAGGAGCCCGGCGTGCTGCCTTACCTGAAAACGGAAGGTTTACGCAACTTCGACATCAACCTGGAAGTACTGATCAGGCCGGAAAATGGTGATGAAAATGTCATCTGCCGCTCGAATTTCAGGCATATGTACTGGAACATCTGTCAGCAGTTGGCCCACCATACGGTGAACGGCTGCAACATCAACACCGGCGACCTGTATGCTTCGGGCACCATCAGCGGTCCCGACCCGGGTTCTTACGGCTCCATGCTCGAACTTACCTGGAGGGGGACTCATCCCATCCGGCTCAGCGACGGCACGGAAAGGAAATTTGTGAACGATCACGATACGGTGATCATGCGTGGCTATGCCGAAAGAGACGGCCTCAGGATCGGCTTTGGCGAGTGTACGACGAAAATACTCCCTGCGCTGACCTGA
- the hppD gene encoding 4-hydroxyphenylpyruvate dioxygenase — protein sequence MEKQNTMNTPQDFLPINGTDYVEFYVGNAKQAAFYYQTAFGFQPLAYAGLETGLKDRTSYVLVQDKIRFVFTSSLVPDSEIGVHAMKHGDGVKVVALWVDDARKSWEETTARGAVSYFEPRVEKDNNGEVVLSGIHTYGETVHIFVERKNYKGPFLPGFVAWNPEYRSTDVGLRYVDHMVGNVGWGQMNQWVDFYARVMGFSQLVSFDDKDISTEYTALMSKVMSNGNGRIKFPINEPAEGKKRSQVEEYLDFYGTSGVQHVAMATDNILHTVRELRNRGIEFLTVPGSYYDTVLNRVGKIDEEILALKELGILVDRDDEGYLLQIFTKPVEDRPTVFYEIIQRKGAKSFGKGNFKALFEAIELEQGRRGTL from the coding sequence ATGGAAAAACAAAATACCATGAATACACCTCAGGACTTTCTGCCGATCAACGGTACCGATTATGTGGAATTTTATGTAGGCAATGCCAAACAGGCAGCCTTTTACTATCAGACGGCTTTCGGTTTTCAGCCGCTGGCTTACGCCGGACTGGAAACAGGGCTGAAAGACCGCACTTCCTATGTGCTGGTGCAGGATAAAATCCGTTTTGTGTTTACCAGTTCCCTGGTGCCTGACAGTGAAATCGGCGTGCATGCCATGAAACACGGCGACGGGGTGAAAGTGGTGGCCCTTTGGGTGGATGATGCCCGCAAATCTTGGGAGGAAACCACTGCCCGGGGTGCTGTTTCATACTTTGAGCCCAGGGTTGAAAAAGATAATAACGGTGAAGTTGTGCTTTCAGGCATACACACCTATGGCGAAACCGTGCACATCTTTGTGGAGCGTAAAAACTACAAAGGGCCTTTTTTGCCCGGATTTGTTGCCTGGAATCCTGAATACCGCTCCACAGATGTGGGGCTGCGTTACGTGGACCATATGGTGGGAAATGTCGGCTGGGGCCAGATGAACCAGTGGGTGGACTTTTACGCCCGCGTAATGGGTTTCAGCCAGCTGGTGTCGTTCGACGATAAGGATATTTCCACCGAATACACCGCCCTGATGAGCAAGGTGATGAGCAACGGCAACGGCCGCATCAAATTTCCCATCAATGAGCCGGCCGAAGGTAAAAAGCGGTCGCAGGTGGAGGAATACCTCGATTTCTACGGAACCAGCGGGGTGCAGCATGTAGCCATGGCTACCGACAATATATTACACACAGTCAGAGAGCTGCGCAACAGGGGAATTGAGTTCCTCACTGTTCCGGGGTCTTATTATGACACCGTGCTGAACCGCGTGGGAAAGATTGACGAGGAAATACTGGCCCTGAAAGAGCTGGGCATCCTGGTCGACCGCGACGACGAAGGGTACCTGCTCCAGATTTTTACCAAACCCGTTGAAGACAGGCCCACCGTGTTTTATGAGATCATTCAGCGCAAAGGGGCGAAATCCTTTGGTAAAGGCAACTTCAAAGCATTGTTTGAGGCCATTGAGCTTGAGCAGGGGAGAAGAGGCACACTTTAG